The following nucleotide sequence is from Bos taurus isolate L1 Dominette 01449 registration number 42190680 breed Hereford chromosome 3, ARS-UCD2.0, whole genome shotgun sequence.
ccattcaagtaggACCTAAActaaatctcttatgattatacagtggaagtgggaaatagatttaagggactagatctgatagacagagtgcctgatgaactgtggatggaggtgcatgacattgtacaggagacagggatcaagaccatccccatggaaaagaaatgcaaaaaagcaaaatggctgtctggggaggccttacaaatagctgtgaaaagaagagaagtgaaaagcaaaggagaaaaggaaagatataagcacctgaatgcagagttccgaagaatagcaaggagagataagaaagccttcctcagcgatcaatgcaaagaaatagaggaaaacaacagaatgggaaagactagagatctcttcaagaaaatcagagataccaaaggaacatttcatgcaaagatgggatcgataaaggacagaaatagtatggacctaacataagcagatgatattaagaagaggtggcaagaatacacagaagaactgtacaaaaaagagcttcatgacccatataatcacgatgatgtgatcactgacctagagccagacatcctggaatgtgaagtcaagtgggccttagaaagcatcactacaacaaagctagtggaggtgatggaattccagttgagctatctcaaatcctgaaagatgctagtggaggtgatggaattctagttaacctatttcaaatcctgaaagatgatgctgtgaaagtgctgcagtcaatatgtcagcaaatttggaaaactccgcagtggccagaggactggaaaaggtcagttttcatttcaatcccaaagaaaggcaatgccaaagaatgctcaaactaccgcacaattgcactcatctcacacagtagtaaagtaatgctcaaaattctccaagccaggcttcagcaatatgtgaaccatgaacttcctgatgttcaagctggttttagaaaaggcagaggaaccagagatcaaattgccaacatccgctggatcatggaaaaagcaaatgagttccagaaaaacatgtatttctgctttattgactatgccaaagcctttgactgtgtggatcacaataaactgtgggaaattgtgaaagagatgggaataccagaccacctgatctgcctcttgagaaacctatatgcaggtcaggaagcaacagatagaactggacatggaacaacagactggttccaaataggaaaaggagttcgtcaaggctgtatattgtcaccctgcttatttaacttatatgcagagtagatcatgagaaacactgggctagaagaagcaccagctggaatcaagattgctgggagaaatatcaataacctcagatatgcagatgacaccacccttatggcagaaagtgaagactaaaaagcctcttgatgaaagtgaaagaggagagtgaaaaagttggcttaaagctcaacattcagaaaatgaagatcatggcatctggtcccatcacttcatgggaaatagatggagaaacagtggaaacagtgtcagactttattttggggggctccaaaatcacagcagatggtgactgcagccatgaaattaaaagacgctcactccttggaaggaaagttatgaccaacctagatagtatattgaaaagcagagatattactttgccaacaaaggtccatctagtcaaggctatggtttttccagtggtcacgtacggatgtaagagttggactgtgaagaaagctgagtgccaaagaattgatgcttttgaactgtagtgttggagaagactcttgatagtcccttggactgcaaggagatccaaccagtccatcctaaaggagatcagtcctgcgtgttcattggaaggactgatgttgaagctgaagctccaatactttggccacctcatgcgaagagttgactcatttgaaaagactctgatgctgggagggattgggggcaggaggagaaggggacgacagaggatgagatggctggatggcatcaccaacttgatgaacatgagtttaagtgaactccgggagttggtgatggacagggagtcctggcgtgctgagattcatggggtcgcaaggagtcggacacgactgagaaactgaactgaactgaacccgtGATCCAGAACTTGatcttttaacagctttattcacATGTTTATTTATAAATAGCCCATACAATTCATGCAGATAAAGCATacatttcagtgatttttagtatattcagtgtAGTGCAAACATCATCACAATCTAACTTTAGAGCAGACTCTAACACTTTGCCCCAATACAGACTTAGGCACCTCCCTAAAATCCTTAAGTACAGCTAACTTGACGCTTCAGGATTTATAAATTTAACTACTGATCCAAAGACAAAAGGGACTGTAACACTGGAAAAGGTGATCATGGAAAGCAAAATTTTAGTTATCGTTGCCCTAGAATCTACTGGCAATACTTTATCCCAGAGTGTTTCCTACCAGTGATCTCTCTCATTTATCCCTCTGTTGGCCACAGAGTTGTAGAATGGCAGCTGTCCTCTCAAAATCAAGGGTCACTTTAGCATCATCTTTTCCTTTCAAAGCCATGAGCTCTCACTCTTTCTCAGACCCAGCCAGAGAAAAGTTGACCTCTACCTAGGGGCCATATTTTCTCCTTAAGGATGATTGATAGTGGGAACAAGGATTAAATTCAGGAAAGATCTTCTGTTTCCCACCATGTTAAGTATGATATGGACCCTGGTTCCAGAAAATAAATCCAGAATAGTTGACAGTATAGTTTCCAAAGTCTGACTCGTTCAATCTTAACTAGGATCGTGTGTGGTTCACTGACTGTTCTACTCAGACACTGTTATGTCAGATGCAGTTCAGTTTCTTTTTACACACCTTTCCTCCAGGTAATAGTTAAAAGAATTTCAGAACTTCATGCTCCTGTTGTGGACTGTTTCTGAAGTTCTTATAAGGAAATACTTATACCAAAAACATTCACACtcctaaagaaaaataataattatattatgtCATAGAGAAGCATAAGACTGGAAATATCAAGAAAACTTTTAACTGTAGGcagttttattaaaaatgcaatatATGTGCAAAAGATACACATAATTCATTCAAACCCTAGTATTAAGTGATATACAGTATATGGATCTTAATACCTTTCTAAAGTATTAAGTTTTCTGAATCTCAGAAAACATCATGTCCCAAGGTTTTGAATAAGGAATTATGAACTTGTATAACCAAAAGCTGATTTAGGGAAAGTGgtcaaatctgaaaagaaaaatttgtgCTCTCTAGATAACACTAAAGCTCTCTGATGCATACGGCATTGTTTAAAGGAAATCTAGGCTTCCTcggtgactcagaaggtaaaagaatctgcctgcaagtcaagagacccaggttcaatccctgggtcgggaagatcccctggagaaggatcttctacccactccggtattcttgagtggagaattccttggacagagtaGATTAGCAAGCCaaatagttcatggggtcacaaagagtcagacacaacagagcaactaataCTTCCACACTTTCACAGAGGAAATCTAACACATGGTAATTGTGAGgattatataactgaatcactataaAGTCCTTAGAATAGTGACAGGTGCAGagtaagcacttaataaacaTCAGTATTACTGTCAATACTGATAGCAATTATGATATAATTCTTTCTACAGACCAGGTGTTAGAGATGGTTATGATACTATGCtgtgttgctaagtcacttcaatagtgtccgactctgtgggaccccatgttccaccaagctcctctatccatgggattctccaggcaagaatactggaatgggttgccatgccctcctccagggcatcttctcgatccagggatccATACTGTGTTtctaaagtctcctgcattggcaggcaggctctttaccactagcgtcacctgggaagccctacagaaGCATAAAGCAAGTATATCTTCCAAAATTTGATTTCCCAGGTCAGGAAAAAGTGGGGAAGTACAAGATCTAGACAGAGCAGAGAACAGTAACAGGAAAAACCTTCCACAGGATAGCACAATAAGAGGTAGAATTCAAACGTGTTGATTAAGTACTTTTGTGCCTTTTGAATAGACCTAAAAAGTCTTCTTCCAGATTTCATTAGGAACAGATTGTATGAGTGTAGCAAAAAGAGAATTATAGAATTCCCCTAGATTGTCTCTCCTATGGGCCACCGACTGTTGTGTATACTTAGCACGCCACCTTTGCATAAGGCAAACGTCCTATAAGGCTGCGATTCAGATGGTGAGGGAAAGTGTAGGAGAGCACTATTTGCATGGGATTGTGGTTTTAGTAAAAGAATATACTAAAATATTGTTTGCAAGTCAGGAGTGCACTGCAACAGTGGGGTGAGTGGGCCAGCCGTATTATCTATAGGAGGTATGGTAGGCAGATTTTCTTCCAGAATATGCTGAGAATACAAAGGTAAAAAGTCAATTCTCCTCTCCAACCCCTTTCTCTGACCTCTCACTACTGCCATGGCACTCTTGCCCTTTCACTGGGTTCCTAATTCTGTTATTACCTTCAACTATTTATAAGAGTTTGAACTCTTTCTCCCATTAGAATATAAACTCCCTAAGGGTCAAGACCTTGTGTCATTCTCTGCTGTATTTCCAGACACTAAACAGTGCCTGAAACAagacttttcaaaaatatttacagtaataatcaatggaaaagaacaaagcttGACACACAAGCTTGTGATATAATAGCACAACTCATTGCTGTTctagttaaatttattttcaattaataattgagctaaaatagaaaaaaataggtaAGCAGACAATGACTCTACCTCACACCCATTAAAATGGCTattgaagaaaacataaaataacaagTGTATGcaaagatgtgaagaaattgAAACCCTTATGTACTGttggtaaaaatgtaaaatgatgcagccactgtgggaaACAGTTTGGTcattcctcaaaaatttaaaaatagaattaaccaTGTCCccattccacttctggatatacacTCAAAAGAATTTAAAGGAGGGATTCAAACAGATATTTATACatgtgttcataacagcattattcacaacagcaaaAAGATGAAGGCTCCCCAAGGGTCCATCAGTAGCTGTCAttgttgagtcatgtccaactctttgtgaccccacagattgtagcccaccaggctcctctgtccatgggattctccaagcaagaataatggagtgggttgccagttcctcctccatgggatcttcctgacccagggacataACAtgaagtctcctgcactggcaggcagattctttaccgctgagccaccatggaagcttatacatatgcacacacatatatatgaatattagtCAGTCTTAACAAGAAAGGAATTTCTGCttgcatggatgaaccttgaggacattatgccaagtgaaataagccattcACAAAAATGACAATTATGTTTTCTATGATTCCACTTGTATGAGGTATCTAATGTagttaaattcatagagacaaaatAGAGGAGTGGCTGCCAAGGGCTGAGAGGAAGGCAGAATAAGGAGTTAAAGTCTAATGCtgttgtgtttagttgctaagtagctttccactctttgcgaccccatggactgcagcacaccaggctttctagtccttcaccatctcccagagtttgctcaaattcattgaatcagtgaagctattcaaccatcttatcctctgtcacccacttctcctcctgccctcaacccttctgagcatcagagtctttttcagtgaatcggttcttagcatcaggtggccaaagtacttgagcttaggcttcatcatcagtccttccaatgaatagtcagggctgatttcctttaggactgactgatttgatcttgcagtccacgAGACTGTTAAGacttcagttttgcaaaatgagAAGAATTCTGCAGATGAATGGTAATGATGACTGCACAACAACttgaatgtacttaatactatTGGTTAAGCTGATAAATTTAAAGCGTGTTtaccacattaaaagaaaaaaaatattaaaccgTGATAAGAGCAATCCACATCAATCAAAACCAGTAGGAACAGGGGAAACTCAAGACTAGCCCAGCCTTAACACAACTTGACCACCAGGCAGTGGAAACAGGAAACCAAAGGCGTGGCAAGGGCAGGCCTCTGGGGCTCTTGCACAAGGCGAGGAAGCGGGGAAGCCACAGGTTAAAGACGGTCACCAGCCACCGAGGCGGCCACTGCGCAAGCGCATATGGCGGCTGCCGCCGAGGCTCCTTTTAAACGTACCCGGAAGTGACGTCTGTAAAGCTGAGACTCGCTCAGGGACGCGCTGAGTCCTTGGCACTGGTGAGCGGTGTTCTGACTGCGGTCCTGGGGCCGCTATGAGCTGCACCATCGAGAAGATTCTGACAGACGCTAAGACTCTACTGGAGAGGCTGAGGGAGCACGATGCGGCTGCCGAGTCACTAGTGGATCAGTCGGCGGCTCTGCACCGGCGGGTAGCCGCTATGCGGGAGGCGGGGACAGCGCTTCCGGACCAGGTCAGGCAGAGGGTACGGGCCCGTGCCCTCGGGTTCTGGACACTTGAGGGGGGGAGGATGAGGTAAAGTGGAAACTCGGCTTGGAGTTTTTTTCTGGTCCCAGAGGGTGGCTGTGAGACCTTTCTGTGGGGTCGGGGCTGCCAGTGCTGTCCTGGAgttctgcctccttcctcttcAGTTGCATCTGCGGCTGTTATGTTTACGGCTCGATTAGTTTGTGTCTTGTTTGTCCAGTATCAAGAGGATGCATCCGATATAAAGGACATGTCCAAATACAAACCTCACATTCTGCTGTCCCAAGAGAATACACAGATTAGAGACTTGCAGCAGGAAAACAGAGGTTAGTCAGGCCTTTTTGTGTGTAATGATTTTCTCATATCCAGTAATATTTCAAAAGTTCTTGCAAAAAATGACAAGTCACAAAAGTGCACATgctgtggtggtgatttagtcactaagtcgtgtccgactcttgcgaccccatggactgtagcctgccaggctcctctgtccatgggattctccaggcaagaataatggagtgggttgccatagcctaTGATGACCCAGTAGCAGTAAAGTTTATTACATTACTCTTTTCAAGGTCATCTGACTGATTTTGTATTTAAACGCAGCTTATACAAGAGGTGCTTAGTAGAGTTGAATTATTATTGCATGGCTTGTTAGGTGTCTGGAGACTGAGGGTTGCATAATGGAAGAGTTAATATCCTCAAGGGCTTAAgatttaatgtttaaatattaattgaaataaaCATTAAAGCTAAGATTGAAGAGATTTTTATGTTCTTATGCAAGGTGGAAGAGCTAAAGTTAATCCTCGGGTGTATATTCTTGGGCTTGGTGAATATATTGTTAATGATAGTAGTATGAATagttatttgtatataaatttacAGAGGGCCTTCACATATATCATgcaatacatatatgtattctcATATGTTCATTTTGAAGTAGACAAGCCAGGTTTTTATTATTACAAGGCAGATAAGAaataggctcagagaggttacatGATTTAAGAGTAGTAATCTAGTAATTCACAGAATTGAACTTAAACTCGTCTTCTGATGCCACATCCCATGTTGATTCTACCAGATTTTGCTGTTGCTGCCTGGAAAGATATTTTTTTGCATAGACCATGATTGTTGAGTTTTGTGGACTTAAACACCAATTTACATCTTTGGGTTCATAATATTTCACACATGTCATAAAATCCAGCTGTTTGAGTTTGGCTTTAGGAGGTATTTCAGACATCACTGCcaagttattttgttttttgatagAGCTATGGGTTTCCCTGGAGGAACACCAGGATGCTTTGGAACTCATCATGAGCAAATACCGAAAACAGATGTTACAATTAATGGTTGCTAAAAAAGCAGCGGATGCTGAACCGGTCCTGAAAGCTCACCAGTCTCACTCTGCAGTAAGAAACTTTGATGGATAAATTCTAAATGAATTGAAATCTTGACGTTGTTTTAGATCATGTGCTTGCTTTTGAAGTAAGCTTGTTTTCCTTTCATGTTTACCACATTTGCTGTAGGTTTTAGTATAGCTTTGTAAAGATATGAGTAGAAAAAAGGGGGTAAAGGGCCTTTTATCTGAGTAAGACTCAAGTTCATCCCTCCACTAAGATCTCTCTTCAAGATGTTAATGAACACTTAGTTTTTCCACTGAACAATGTCAGTTagcattaaagtgaaaatgaaaatcattcagtcatgtctgattctttgggaccccatggactgtacagttcatggaattctccaggccagaatactggggtgggtaatctttcccttttccaggggatcttcccaatctagggattgaacccaggtctcctggcttgcagccagattctttaccagctgagccacaagggaagcttgtTAGTATTAAaggtattcagtaaatacttgAGTTGTTATTATGGTACGTTTCACTAAATTGTAAGCTCCTTGCTTGTAAGGAGCGTGAATTTATCTTTTATCCCTAACATAGTACTTGGCACATAGCAGGAGAGTCAGTACACATAGCATCATACTGTGTTGTTAGGAGAGAAAAGtacggtttaaaaaaaaaaaaatggcgtAGTTTCTATACTCTCATTGCTTATGGTTTAATTTGGGAGATGCAGTAATTATTCTTAAGTTTGTAGAGTGCTTTAGAGTTGTCTTTGTACGTTTGCATGTACTATGTCATTTAATCCTAAATTAATAGATTGACACCTCACTATTTGCTGCAGTGGAATTTATGGAAGATAAGTTTCATCTTAGATTCCATTGAAagcattttaatgaatttaactAAGTAAGGTCATAGGGAACAGGgatcttttaaatatgtgaatGACTTTCATCTGTGGTCCAAAGGAGAAAAACCTGATCCTTGAAGAAGACAGAATTTAGCTTATATGAAAAGCCTGCTAAGAGAGATGTCCAAAGATAGAATAAGGTACCTTGGAATGTGGCAAGCTTCCTGCcaataaaagtatttaaatttaagttaaaCAGCCATTTAGAGATAGCGTCCAATATCTAATGGATGATTAGACTAGAGTCAATCTTCTGAAAATGAATTATCTGTGAATATCACAAGATAAGTTTATTATGGCTTTACCTCTGAGGACATAGATTGTAGTGAAATTACTATAACCTCTGTACCACagattaaatgaatttttaacatTATAATACACATGGTCTCATGACCTTCATATCTGCTAAAAaatgactttttcactttcttactCTGAATATCTTCACAGGAAATTGAGAATCAGATTGACagaatctgtgaaatgggagaagTGATGAGGAAAGCAGTTCAAATGGATGATGACCAATTTTGTAAGATTCAGGAAAAACTAGCGCAATTAGAGGTAAGATTGTTGCCATTTTAGGTTCATAATATCTTAGGGAGTTTTCAGTCTGAAAGGCATGCCATCATTGTATATCACTGCAGTGTATTGATGTTTCCTCTGTGGtctgatttaaaattaaaatatcctcCATACCCTTTTGAAGAAAGGAAATGTAATCAGAAGCAAACAATGAAAATGCTTATTGGCTAGAAATTGATATAGCATACTGAGAAGGTAAAGGGAGTGGAAAGGACAGATTACATGTGAGCTAAAGTCCCTCATTTGCTGTAAAAAGAACTCAAATAGATACTGTTTAAACTTGATGATCAGGAAATAGCAGTACAAGACATATTATTTAGAATTATGGAAGTAAACACctaaagaaatagataaaaatattaaaagtggcTGCCTTTGGGAAACAAAGCCAAGGGACTGCAGACTATTTTACAGGTCTTttagtcttgatttttttttttaatcaatttttaaagtcttgattttgttttaaagctgttttaatgttttgattaaaatgggaataatttacAAAGAAAGGCCTGGAGTGTTAGTGTGCCCATACAATTGTTAAAGAGAAACATTACAATAGATGATATGAATGTTACACTTATTACAAATTCTGCCATGGGCCCTTGGAAAAtaccagagagaaaaagacagggTCCCTCCTCAGAGTCTAATGATAGCaataaaactaataaattttTTTGGTATGAAATGGTGTGTAAATGCTAGGAGAGAGATACAGGGTATGTCTTGGTGAAACCTGAAAATGCTGTGGTTTACCAGAATTTCCTGCAGAGAATAAGGATGAAGAGTGCAAACTGCTGTATCTGGAAATCAAAGGGAGTGGCAAAGACCCAATTAGGATAGGAGTTAGTTAAAATGATAGAATGACCTTGTCTGTGCCATCCCTAATTTACTTCAGTTATGGAAACAGCCCTAAGGAAATGTGAGTCAAGTCTTACTTAATGCAGTAGAAAAAATGTGGGTATCAGATTAAAACCAGCAATACCACATGCAGGTTATCTGAATATGGGCAGGTTTTTGGACTTTTGGGAGCCAGTGTCCTCATCGCAAGAGAACATGGATGTAGACAATGGTGCCTCCCCTGCATACTgtatgagataatatatgtaagaCACCCATGTGGAACCTGGCTGTGTGCCCAGTAATTattttccccctttccttcctttctccaaaACTATAGGACATCTAGGAGAGAAGGTTAAGCAGAATGAAAATGTTATTAGGAATTTGAAAGACAGAAGAAACAATAGTGAAACTTGTGGGAACCATAAAGATTTTGACAAGCAGTGAATTCCTTTAGTGGAGCGGGACCCTGTTTTTTTCATGTGTAGTCTTAACACCTGGCATGTGGAaattactcagtaaatgttttttagttgaataaataaatagagtttTAGGAACTTCtcagttcttttgtttctttaaaacttttaaaagtaaaataatacactttctttttttttttttttttgagcggGGTGGGAGGCTTTTATTTCACTGTGTGTGGGTGGAGGGGGCCTGGAGAGAGGGCAGCAGGCAgggcaggaggggctggagggtggAAAGGGGCTGGACAGGGGGAGGGCTGCCCCAGGCCTGTTGGGAAGAGGATACTGGGACTGATCCCTGCTGGGACCTCACCCCGGGGATGGGGTGGGAATCGGGTCTGGAGCAATGAGGGCCCCCTTGCTCCGGGCTGGATGTGAGGTCAGGGCAAATAATATACTTTCTGTTTCAAGCCGCAAACAATGGGTTCTGATACAGTTTGACAGAATACCTGAAatgaacatacattttttttttttattttccagcttgAAAATAAGGAACTTCGAGAATTATTGTCCATCAGCAGTGAGTCTCTTCAGGTCAGGAAGGAAAGCTCAGTGGACACTGCTTCCCAAGGCATCAAATAATTCAACTTCTGAATAATGCCTGGAGGTTGTTTATCAAGGAAGGAAGTTATTAACGCTATTCGAGTATTGTGCATTCATTGTCTTGCCTCAGAATTGATTTAATGTTGATTAAATGTATCAAGTGGCAGTTTACAATTTGCAGTCGAAAGTGGCTGTCCACAAAATAGTTTTAAGGTGTGTTAGTAAAAGTACACACTGAGTTTCACTATTCCTTTCTGTAAGAGACTAATTTTCATTTCTGGGACCGTGATTTATATAAACTgtgttttcagttcatttttgttctttcataTCTCTGAAACTTATAGCATTTTGTTATAAGCcagcagttttattttatatcagattATAAATTGCAATTCTAAAAAATCTTAAACATTATCTTTTTAAGTCTATGTAGCATAAAGCtggatttttttccatttgagaAAAATACAACTCCACAGAAGTTGATTGGCAGATTCTCTAATTTGTAACATAGATTCTCTAATTTGTAACATCATTCACCTTTTATGAAATTTTAAGTCTCTCTGGTGCTAAGAGTTGGCACCTTATGGCCTGGTGTCTTTACTCTTGAGAGAACCTATTGCTAGTCCCCATAAAATATACTTGAAAGTAAGTCAACTGTTTTTGTCCAGTGATAGTATATTCATCATATTgttcaaagaatgtttaaaaatttgtcctgtgtatgtgtgtgcacatacatgtgCTTAGTTCAGATGctgaaagtaaattttatttattctgtttgatATTATTAGTCAATTCTTCAGTTTTGTCCTACTTGGAAATCTTCAACTTGGATAGTTTATCCAGTGTGAAGAATATATAATAGGTTTATTCACATCATAGTTAAAGGTACTACATTCTAcagtttaatttatatataacttGTAATTAAGAACCATCACTTGTTTGGATGTCTTTCATCACTGGTACTAGTAGTTGGCTTCTTTTTTAGATCCACTTTTCACAAGGAAGCAAAGTTTTATCAC
It contains:
- the SIKE1 gene encoding suppressor of IKBKE 1: MSCTIEKILTDAKTLLERLREHDAAAESLVDQSAALHRRVAAMREAGTALPDQYQEDASDIKDMSKYKPHILLSQENTQIRDLQQENRELWVSLEEHQDALELIMSKYRKQMLQLMVAKKAADAEPVLKAHQSHSAEIENQIDRICEMGEVMRKAVQMDDDQFCKIQEKLAQLELENKELRELLSISSESLQVRKESSVDTASQGIK